The following coding sequences lie in one Danio rerio strain Tuebingen ecotype United States chromosome 25, GRCz12tu, whole genome shotgun sequence genomic window:
- the LOC141380918 gene encoding serine/threonine-protein kinase pim-3-like isoform X2 has product MTRITSAPGSPSVLQLLDWFDHPRRYVLILECPTPCQDLQSFCEENGCLDEHLAKKVLVLRRPAPKHQAREPADLHIVPGHQATGLLLWSSAEALGLQILCRHRYNATPPTVWSIGVTLYNILCDCFPFRGAQRITSRSRLTFPRSLSTGKRFRHIQLPLLRL; this is encoded by the exons ATGACCCGCATCACTTCAGCTCCTGGCTCccccagtgtcctgcagctgctggactggtttgacCATCCCAGACGCTACGTCCTGATCCTGGAGTGTCCGACTCCTTGCCAAGatctccagagcttctgtgaggagaacggctgtctggacgagcatctggccaagaaagtgctggtgctGCGACGTCCTGCACCGAAACAtcaagccagagaacctgctgatctccacatagtcccaggacatcaagctaCTGGACTTCTGCTGTGGAGCTCTGCTgaagcgctcggcctacaaatactttgcAG ACATCGCTACAATGCCACTCCACCTACAGTCTGGTCAATAGGAGTGACGCTCTACAACATCCTGTGTGACTGTTTCCCCTTCAGAGGTGCACAGAGAATCACATCCAGAAGCAGACTGACCTTCCCTAGGagcttgtcaacaggtaagagattcagacacattcagctTCCTCTGCTGCGTCTGTGA